In Candidatus Contubernalis alkalaceticus, the following proteins share a genomic window:
- a CDS encoding NifB/NifX family molybdenum-iron cluster-binding protein, which translates to MKIALPSRQNLIDDHFGHCEYFTVFTINNNKEIIAQEIITSPTGCGCKSNIAQTLSEIGVKIMLAGNMGQGAVRVLNNSGIEVVRGCSGDVKVVALKWLDGALTDSGDSCREHEHGCK; encoded by the coding sequence ATGAAAATTGCATTACCATCTCGCCAGAATCTTATAGACGATCATTTTGGTCATTGTGAATATTTTACTGTCTTCACAATCAACAACAACAAAGAAATAATTGCTCAAGAAATCATCACTTCCCCGACAGGTTGTGGCTGCAAATCAAATATCGCACAAACTCTTTCAGAAATAGGTGTGAAAATAATGCTTGCAGGCAATATGGGCCAGGGAGCAGTAAGGGTCTTAAACAACTCAGGGATAGAGGTAGTACGTGGATGTTCAGGTGATGTTAAGGTTGTGGCTCTTAAATGGCTTGATGGAGCTCTTACTGACTCTGGTGATTCCTGCCGTGAACATGAGCATGGATGTAAGTGA
- a CDS encoding peptide chain release factor 3 translates to MTLQINSIINEIASRRTFAIISHPDAGKTTLTERLLYLGGAIRLAGSIKGRKTKKHAASDWMEMERQRGISITSSVLQFSYSGYRINILDTPGHQDFSEDTYRTLTAADSALMVIDMAKGVEPQTVKLFEVCRRQGMPIFTFINKLDRQGREPLDLLDEIEKVLGIGSFPFNWPVRLTSGNYGLYDRRLKTMELYTEGQKSDLTLGQNLDEDEMKHILGAELYETFRNEMELLDVAGEPFDEEKIKEGALTPVFFGSAINGFGLQSFIYKFLELSAPPAPKNSSVGLIDSESNNFSGFIFKIQANMNPAHRDRIAFLRVCSGKFSRGMTVCHVRTGKNIRLSQPQQFLAQDRNIIEEAYPGDIIGIYDPGIYQIGDTLSQENSFQFEKLPRFSPELFSSVTTRDAMKYKQFHKGLSQLAEEGAIQVYKAVGREEIILGVVGELQFEVFQYRLKSEYGVDVIMQRLPYQRARWVKEPPSNLSGFKVKDEEGNLVFLYDNDFSLEWAISRNPAVPFMH, encoded by the coding sequence ATGACTTTACAGATTAACAGCATTATTAACGAAATAGCTAGCAGACGAACATTTGCTATCATTTCCCACCCTGATGCCGGAAAGACAACTCTAACGGAGAGACTATTGTATCTGGGGGGGGCTATCCGACTAGCCGGTTCCATTAAGGGAAGAAAGACAAAGAAACATGCTGCATCCGACTGGATGGAGATGGAGAGGCAGCGGGGAATTTCCATTACCTCCAGTGTTCTGCAGTTTTCTTACAGTGGGTATCGGATAAATATCTTGGATACACCGGGGCATCAGGACTTTAGTGAGGACACATATCGTACTCTGACGGCTGCGGATAGTGCTCTTATGGTCATTGACATGGCAAAAGGAGTAGAGCCACAGACTGTTAAATTGTTTGAAGTATGCCGTAGACAGGGGATGCCAATTTTCACCTTTATCAATAAGTTGGACCGCCAAGGTAGGGAGCCATTAGACTTATTGGATGAAATTGAAAAAGTTCTGGGTATTGGTTCTTTCCCTTTCAACTGGCCAGTCAGGCTAACTTCCGGTAATTATGGCCTTTATGACCGAAGATTAAAAACTATGGAGCTGTATACAGAAGGACAAAAGAGCGACTTAACTCTTGGGCAAAATTTGGATGAGGATGAAATGAAACATATATTGGGGGCTGAACTTTATGAAACCTTTCGTAATGAAATGGAACTTCTGGATGTAGCCGGGGAGCCCTTTGACGAAGAAAAAATAAAGGAGGGAGCCCTAACGCCGGTGTTCTTTGGCAGCGCTATCAACGGTTTTGGTCTCCAGTCATTTATTTATAAATTTCTTGAGCTGTCCGCACCTCCTGCGCCAAAGAATAGCAGTGTTGGCCTAATCGATTCAGAGTCAAATAACTTTTCAGGGTTTATATTTAAGATCCAGGCCAACATGAACCCTGCGCACCGGGATCGCATCGCTTTCTTAAGAGTATGTTCGGGCAAATTTTCCCGTGGTATGACCGTTTGCCATGTGCGGACGGGAAAAAACATTCGTCTTTCCCAACCACAACAGTTTCTGGCACAAGACCGAAATATTATTGAAGAAGCGTATCCGGGAGATATCATTGGCATATATGACCCTGGCATTTATCAGATTGGAGACACACTGTCCCAGGAGAATTCTTTCCAGTTTGAAAAGCTGCCCCGATTTTCACCTGAACTTTTTTCCAGCGTGACTACCCGTGATGCTATGAAGTATAAGCAGTTTCATAAGGGCTTGTCCCAATTGGCAGAGGAAGGGGCAATTCAGGTTTATAAGGCTGTTGGTAGGGAAGAAATTATTTTGGGCGTTGTGGGGGAACTTCAGTTTGAGGTTTTTCAATACAGACTCAAATCAGAGTATGGTGTGGATGTGATTATGCAGCGGCTTCCGTATCAGCGGGCCCGTTGGGTGAAAGAACCCCCATCAAATTTATCAGGCTTCAAAGTAAAAGATGAGGAGGGTAATCTCGTATTTCTTTATGACAATGATTTTTCATTGGAGTGGGCCATAAGCAGAAACCCCGCTGTACCTTTTATGCATTAG
- a CDS encoding class I SAM-dependent methyltransferase, translating into MELKRKCTLCSAQTHFFYEEKQKKYYKCCNCSSILLDAGAYLSKEKEKNRYEEHNNNVHDTGYQNFVAPIVSAIQNKFTKEHLGLDFGAGTGPVISKLLRDNGFNIKLYDPFFWNNPTLLQDRYDYIACCEVIEHFQAPAKEFDLLRSLLKPNGSLYCMTEIYTEDIEFKKWYYKNDPTHVFFYHSKAFTWIKSHFNFSTVNIQDRLVHFAT; encoded by the coding sequence ATGGAATTAAAAAGAAAATGTACATTATGCAGCGCCCAAACCCATTTCTTTTATGAAGAAAAACAAAAGAAGTACTATAAATGCTGCAATTGTTCATCTATACTTTTAGATGCCGGTGCGTACCTGTCCAAAGAAAAAGAAAAGAACCGTTATGAAGAGCACAATAATAATGTGCATGACACAGGATATCAAAATTTTGTTGCACCCATTGTATCTGCTATTCAAAATAAATTTACCAAAGAACATTTAGGGTTAGATTTTGGCGCAGGAACCGGTCCCGTTATATCCAAACTTTTACGGGATAACGGGTTTAACATTAAACTATACGACCCGTTTTTCTGGAACAACCCCACATTACTACAAGACAGATATGACTATATTGCCTGCTGTGAAGTAATAGAACATTTTCAAGCCCCCGCAAAAGAATTTGATTTACTAAGATCCCTTCTAAAACCAAATGGATCTTTATATTGCATGACTGAAATTTACACAGAAGACATTGAATTTAAAAAGTGGTATTATAAAAACGACCCAACCCATGTGTTTTTCTACCATTCAAAAGCTTTCACATGGATTAAGTCGCACTTTAATTTTTCCACAGTAAACATTCAGGACAGACTTGTTCATTTTGCCACCTAA
- a CDS encoding helix-turn-helix domain-containing protein — protein sequence MSAKKWIVKLTLDERKELLCIVNTGTAPAYKIKHANILLKADQGEYGENWTDVTIAEAYHCQFNTVFNVRKRFVEEGLERALGRKNRKNYTRKLNGHQEAQLALLASSVPPEGYSKWTIVLLAEKMVQLGFVQDVSPSTIQRTLKKMNLSPIR from the coding sequence ATGTCAGCAAAAAAATGGATTGTAAAACTGACATTGGATGAAAGAAAAGAACTTTTGTGCATAGTTAATACAGGCACAGCACCCGCATACAAAATAAAGCATGCCAACATTTTGTTAAAAGCAGACCAGGGAGAGTACGGTGAAAACTGGACAGATGTAACCATTGCAGAGGCATATCATTGTCAGTTTAACACCGTATTTAATGTAAGAAAACGATTTGTTGAAGAGGGTCTGGAAAGAGCGTTGGGTCGAAAAAACAGAAAAAATTATACACGAAAACTCAACGGCCATCAGGAGGCTCAGTTGGCGCTGTTGGCCAGCAGTGTACCACCAGAAGGCTATTCCAAATGGACAATCGTTTTATTAGCCGAAAAAATGGTCCAGTTAGGATTTGTCCAAGACGTATCACCTTCCACAATTCAGCGTACGTTAAAAAAAATGAATTTAAGCCCTATCAGGTAA
- a CDS encoding trimethylamine methyltransferase family protein — translation MNTRIHQYKPLTQRDIEEVHRATMEVLSETGFEVHQPEAFAYFKEVADFVDEQNQIIKLKEKTIRELISSVPSTVTLYGREEKHDCRLGSGEVYFGTGGTALNMLDYGEKESRTACMQDLENVIRIVHRMDNIDICLLPTYPSELDISEVDVHRFNAGLTYTNKHIMGGVYTSQGIDDVIRMAEEAAGSPEALRERPFISIITCGISPLRVDNEYGTFMIQVAKEGIPLAVPVEPLCGGTSPMSLAGTLVIQNCDALINVMLTQLVNPGTPVIYGCVASSMDMRSMSYLGAPVESGLINAATAQMTHYYGIPYYSTAGISDSKTLDAQCGYESAITNMLVGLAGADFIHDAAGLMEFAFTVSLEKLVIDNEIIGMVKQAIKGIDVSEETLCLDEIKETGPGGNFLTSRSTRKFMRSEHYQPTLSDRQERSLWISEGHMTADQRAHEIVTGILKEKPKRYLLVKEKLKK, via the coding sequence GTGAATACCCGTATACATCAATATAAGCCCCTGACGCAGAGAGATATTGAGGAAGTCCACCGGGCAACCATGGAGGTGCTGTCGGAAACTGGATTTGAAGTGCATCAGCCGGAAGCTTTTGCATACTTCAAAGAGGTTGCTGATTTTGTGGATGAACAGAATCAAATTATCAAATTAAAGGAAAAAACTATTAGGGAATTGATTTCTTCAGTCCCTTCCACAGTAACTCTTTATGGAAGAGAGGAGAAACATGACTGTCGGCTTGGGTCGGGGGAAGTATACTTTGGAACAGGTGGTACAGCTTTAAACATGTTAGATTATGGAGAAAAAGAAAGCAGGACTGCCTGCATGCAGGATCTTGAGAATGTGATTAGAATCGTGCATAGGATGGATAACATTGATATCTGTCTGCTTCCTACATATCCCAGTGAATTAGATATTAGTGAGGTTGACGTACATCGATTTAATGCAGGGCTTACCTACACCAACAAACATATTATGGGCGGGGTATACACATCTCAAGGAATAGACGATGTGATTCGTATGGCCGAAGAGGCTGCTGGTTCTCCAGAAGCACTGCGGGAACGGCCCTTCATATCAATCATAACCTGTGGAATCAGCCCCCTTCGAGTGGATAATGAGTATGGAACATTTATGATTCAAGTTGCTAAAGAAGGTATTCCGTTGGCAGTGCCTGTAGAACCTTTATGCGGTGGCACTTCACCCATGTCATTAGCCGGAACCCTTGTAATCCAAAATTGTGATGCTTTGATCAATGTTATGTTAACGCAGCTGGTAAATCCAGGGACACCGGTAATATATGGATGTGTTGCTTCCTCCATGGATATGAGGTCTATGAGTTATTTAGGTGCTCCTGTAGAAAGTGGGTTAATTAATGCTGCAACGGCACAGATGACCCATTACTATGGTATTCCCTATTATTCAACTGCGGGGATTAGTGACTCAAAGACACTGGATGCTCAATGTGGGTACGAATCTGCAATAACCAACATGCTTGTAGGTTTAGCGGGAGCTGATTTTATACATGATGCTGCGGGCCTTATGGAGTTTGCTTTTACAGTAAGCTTGGAGAAGCTGGTGATTGATAATGAAATTATCGGTATGGTTAAACAGGCTATTAAGGGCATTGATGTATCTGAGGAAACCCTTTGTCTTGATGAGATCAAAGAGACTGGACCCGGCGGCAACTTCTTAACCAGCAGAAGTACCCGGAAATTCATGCGGTCTGAACATTATCAGCCTACCCTCAGTGACCGTCAGGAACGTTCATTATGGATTTCAGAAGGGCATATGACAGCTGATCAGAGGGCTCATGAGATAGTCACCGGTATCCTTAAAGAAAAACCAAAGAGGTACTTATTAGTGAAAGAAAAACTCAAAAAATAG
- a CDS encoding dihydropteroate synthase, which produces MIIIGERVNATRKRIRTAIQQKDTVTIKDEIVMQDMAGAHYIDLNAGTGSGVIQQEKDDLCWLIDIALECTEKNLVLDAAGPEILQAAAKHLDDRRPWMLNSINGELSSRSMEIIELASKYQVPLIALAMDKKGIPPETDKRLAICEAILNEVRKRGLSEELIFFDPLVIPIATDTNQALVTFKTIERINELFPQVKTTLGLTNISHGLKKRFFVNGAFLTTAVCFGLHSAILDPTQKSIQQSVIMGNLLAGKDKFCRKFSRAIRVGLFEEEER; this is translated from the coding sequence ATGATTATTATAGGAGAACGTGTGAATGCAACAAGAAAGCGTATCAGAACGGCTATTCAGCAAAAGGATACGGTTACCATAAAAGATGAGATAGTCATGCAGGATATGGCAGGAGCACATTATATTGATCTGAATGCCGGGACGGGTTCTGGAGTAATACAGCAGGAAAAGGATGATCTGTGCTGGTTGATTGATATAGCTTTAGAGTGCACGGAGAAGAATCTTGTATTGGATGCAGCAGGCCCTGAAATTCTACAAGCTGCGGCAAAACATTTAGATGATCGAAGGCCGTGGATGCTTAATTCCATTAATGGTGAACTGTCCAGCCGGTCTATGGAAATCATTGAACTTGCTTCTAAATACCAGGTTCCCCTCATAGCTCTGGCTATGGATAAGAAGGGTATACCTCCTGAAACTGATAAAAGGTTGGCCATCTGTGAAGCAATCCTGAATGAAGTGAGAAAAAGAGGATTGTCTGAAGAACTTATCTTTTTTGACCCTCTGGTGATTCCTATTGCAACAGATACCAATCAGGCTTTAGTTACTTTTAAGACCATTGAGAGGATTAATGAGCTTTTCCCTCAGGTAAAGACCACCCTGGGCCTAACTAATATTTCTCATGGATTGAAAAAGCGCTTTTTTGTAAATGGAGCTTTCCTTACTACGGCGGTTTGTTTTGGATTGCATTCAGCGATTTTAGACCCTACTCAAAAAAGTATTCAACAGTCTGTCATCATGGGAAACCTGCTGGCTGGAAAGGATAAGTTCTGTAGAAAATTCTCCAGAGCCATAAGGGTAGGGTTATTTGAGGAAGAGGAGAGATAA
- a CDS encoding trimethylamine methyltransferase family protein — MDEQKPTYRKPLYVQPVERLTQTQIKSIHNASMKLLSETGIKCAGEQAAGVYHSAGCLVSESKVGKQKQWNIRFPEEVLKKALKRVPSQVILGARDPQNTLYLNANVPGVYFGTGSETNIYLRSKIEQFVSTGGSQNTLQYPVYEEEPGSISALCESARLIDHLEHADFFIRNINIQDQEIDSKNKDVNVFFASLLNTAKHVQGGLTDPKALPLVISLAKIIAGDQPHLPLSFIVCPIKSPLFMVSDSSEKVIAIAREKIPMVISSSPQGGVTAPIQEEGIVTQINAEILAGIALAQFSNPGTPVLYGSVPTRARLDTLQDCYGTGNFIHYAMGCAQMARFYGIPCYSSAGVGDVKRPGIQAMVEKLFSYKGVASAGAHYIHYAFGLLDGTNIFSPLQAVLDNASIALVKDILRVPSCEEQHIEAALKEIMKTAEGSGMFTRGVRKQLRSKVVSDIYEFVSKGEEDQVFIQAQAKLDACLVDDSNTLSEETIAKVYKEIPGLLNKIKGGLYNE; from the coding sequence ATGGATGAACAAAAACCTACGTATAGAAAACCTCTGTATGTTCAGCCGGTTGAACGGTTAACTCAGACACAGATCAAGAGCATACATAATGCATCAATGAAACTTTTGTCAGAAACAGGTATTAAATGTGCGGGAGAACAGGCAGCAGGAGTATATCACAGCGCAGGGTGCCTGGTAAGTGAAAGTAAAGTCGGGAAACAAAAGCAGTGGAATATACGGTTTCCGGAAGAAGTGTTGAAAAAGGCTCTAAAGCGTGTGCCCTCCCAGGTTATTTTGGGTGCAAGAGATCCTCAAAACACTTTATACTTAAATGCAAATGTTCCTGGTGTTTATTTCGGGACAGGCTCAGAGACTAACATATATTTACGGTCAAAAATAGAACAGTTTGTTAGCACTGGAGGCAGCCAGAATACACTGCAGTACCCTGTATATGAAGAAGAGCCGGGTTCCATATCTGCCTTATGTGAGTCAGCCCGACTCATAGACCATCTAGAACATGCAGATTTTTTTATTAGAAATATAAATATACAGGATCAGGAAATAGATTCGAAAAACAAGGACGTAAATGTCTTTTTCGCTTCTTTACTTAATACTGCCAAGCATGTACAGGGGGGGCTTACTGACCCCAAGGCTCTTCCATTGGTGATTTCCTTAGCAAAAATTATTGCCGGGGATCAGCCTCATCTTCCCTTGTCTTTTATAGTGTGTCCCATAAAAAGTCCTCTTTTTATGGTCTCTGACAGCTCTGAAAAAGTTATAGCCATTGCGAGGGAGAAAATTCCCATGGTGATATCATCTTCTCCTCAAGGGGGGGTAACGGCTCCTATTCAGGAAGAAGGAATAGTAACGCAAATTAACGCAGAAATCCTGGCAGGAATTGCTTTAGCACAATTTTCTAATCCTGGAACACCGGTCTTGTATGGATCTGTTCCCACCCGGGCACGACTTGATACACTTCAAGACTGCTATGGGACAGGAAATTTCATCCATTATGCCATGGGATGCGCCCAAATGGCACGGTTTTATGGAATACCCTGTTATTCTTCCGCCGGGGTAGGTGACGTTAAACGACCGGGAATTCAAGCCATGGTAGAGAAACTTTTTTCTTATAAGGGGGTAGCCTCTGCGGGGGCCCACTATATTCATTATGCTTTTGGCCTACTTGATGGTACAAATATCTTTTCCCCTCTCCAAGCTGTCCTGGATAACGCTTCAATTGCTTTAGTGAAGGATATTCTTAGGGTTCCCAGCTGTGAAGAGCAGCATATTGAAGCAGCTCTAAAGGAAATTATGAAAACTGCGGAAGGTTCAGGGATGTTTACCCGGGGAGTTAGAAAGCAGCTTCGAAGCAAGGTTGTTTCAGATATCTATGAATTTGTCTCTAAGGGGGAGGAAGATCAAGTTTTTATACAGGCTCAAGCCAAACTTGACGCTTGCCTTGTCGATGATTCCAACACCTTGTCAGAGGAAACAATTGCAAAGGTTTATAAAGAAATACCTGGATTATTAAATAAAATAAAGGGAGGTTTATATAATGAGTAA
- a CDS encoding cobalamin-dependent protein (Presence of a B(12) (cobalamin)-binding domain implies dependence on cobalamin itself, in one of its several forms, or in some unusual lineages, dependence on a cobalamin-like analog.) produces MSNDDLLKTLENAIIMGHLDADDEGFDGTMEGTPGTLELVDKALEEGIEPQKILKIFGTAMEKVGDLFETEEYFLPDMLASAECVGEAMDIIEPKLKAGTSSEKGKFLIATVEGDLHDIGKNIVATMIKGAGFQVMDLGIDVPAADILKAIREFKPDFVGLSALLTTTMIEMEQVVKLIRLEGFSDIKVFIGGAPTSEEFAQKIGADHYCRDVMDAMHKLEQMKAAS; encoded by the coding sequence ATGAGTAATGACGATCTATTGAAAACGTTGGAGAATGCCATTATAATGGGACATCTTGATGCTGATGACGAAGGTTTTGATGGAACTATGGAAGGAACTCCTGGAACATTGGAATTAGTAGACAAAGCTTTAGAAGAGGGAATCGAGCCGCAGAAGATTTTGAAAATTTTTGGAACAGCAATGGAAAAAGTAGGAGACCTGTTTGAGACAGAGGAATATTTCCTTCCCGACATGTTGGCCAGTGCTGAATGTGTGGGTGAAGCCATGGATATTATAGAGCCAAAACTTAAGGCAGGCACTAGCTCTGAAAAAGGCAAATTCCTTATTGCCACGGTGGAGGGGGATTTGCATGATATAGGTAAAAATATTGTTGCTACTATGATCAAAGGGGCAGGATTTCAGGTGATGGATTTAGGTATAGATGTACCGGCAGCAGATATTTTGAAGGCCATCAGGGAATTTAAACCGGATTTTGTTGGGCTTTCGGCACTGTTAACTACCACTATGATTGAAATGGAGCAGGTAGTTAAGCTGATCAGGTTAGAAGGTTTTTCAGATATAAAGGTATTCATTGGTGGGGCACCTACCTCAGAAGAGTTTGCACAAAAAATTGGCGCTGACCATTACTGCCGGGATGTTATGGATGCCATGCATAAGCTGGAACAAATGAAGGCGGCATCATGA
- a CDS encoding trimethylamine methyltransferase family protein yields MIISDIQRIKMLSPAEMQSVHIGTCRLLSEVGVKVTHEGIAEMLISRGAQRKGDRVLIPQNMVENALAETAKVIQFDAPDPAYGFTVDALKNQVKFGTGGQALYVVHRTSQGWERRPAGTEDLKKILALCDQLKQVDFITRPVECDVPEDQMDVEKAKIFREYCSKPMNLANLIKVDRLDEVLEIIGNSSYLSFIDCLVSSPLVMDSSAGDKLIALLEKNLPVAISSCPQGGSTAPFSEVGELLQLNAELLFGFVLANIIRPGASVLYRGIPITSNLYGDGSPRWCQPESIRRVALAAQLCRFYNLPCCGTAGVSDEAVPCAQGISEKVLSWTYEIASGAHYINSALGMLHQVMSVSYYQYVMDDIVLGIVKEKFKEHQTQEISHIALNAAVEALSCFGVPVDTDMEAELAARIRHIENPLEPYSDEYINEQLAVIEKAVTQSKSSTVFMTKARKGLRGGYLYRGNRIDVPLDLSQVTERLESFGTL; encoded by the coding sequence ATGATAATTTCTGATATACAAAGAATAAAGATGCTTTCTCCTGCTGAAATGCAATCAGTTCATATAGGGACCTGCAGGCTTTTATCAGAAGTAGGGGTTAAGGTTACCCATGAAGGGATTGCTGAAATGCTCATATCCCGGGGAGCACAGCGTAAAGGGGATAGAGTACTTATACCTCAAAATATGGTGGAAAATGCTCTGGCGGAGACTGCCAAAGTTATTCAATTTGATGCACCAGATCCGGCCTATGGATTTACGGTTGATGCTTTAAAAAATCAGGTGAAGTTTGGGACCGGTGGGCAGGCACTCTATGTTGTGCATCGTACTTCCCAAGGATGGGAGAGACGGCCGGCAGGGACAGAGGATTTAAAAAAGATTCTTGCTCTATGTGATCAGCTAAAACAGGTTGATTTTATTACCCGGCCTGTAGAGTGTGATGTCCCGGAAGATCAGATGGATGTAGAAAAGGCTAAAATATTTCGTGAGTACTGCTCTAAACCTATGAATCTAGCTAATCTTATCAAGGTGGATCGTTTAGATGAAGTGCTTGAGATTATTGGTAATTCCTCTTATCTTTCTTTTATCGACTGCCTGGTTTCCAGTCCTCTGGTGATGGATAGTTCTGCCGGGGATAAGTTAATCGCACTTTTAGAAAAAAATCTTCCGGTAGCCATATCCAGCTGTCCCCAGGGGGGGAGCACTGCGCCATTTTCTGAAGTGGGAGAACTGCTGCAGCTGAACGCAGAACTTTTGTTTGGGTTTGTGTTAGCCAATATCATTCGCCCAGGGGCGTCAGTGCTGTATCGAGGGATACCGATTACTTCCAATCTTTATGGGGACGGATCCCCCAGATGGTGCCAACCAGAGAGTATTCGCCGTGTTGCTCTGGCGGCACAGCTGTGTCGTTTTTACAATCTTCCCTGTTGTGGCACGGCAGGGGTATCGGATGAAGCAGTACCTTGTGCACAGGGGATAAGCGAAAAGGTGTTAAGTTGGACCTACGAGATAGCCTCCGGTGCCCATTATATTAACAGTGCCTTAGGAATGCTTCACCAGGTTATGTCGGTTTCTTACTATCAGTATGTGATGGATGATATTGTTTTGGGGATTGTAAAGGAAAAATTTAAAGAACATCAAACACAAGAAATTTCACATATAGCATTAAATGCTGCGGTTGAAGCACTAAGCTGTTTTGGTGTCCCGGTAGATACAGATATGGAAGCCGAGCTGGCTGCCCGTATTCGGCATATTGAAAATCCTCTAGAGCCTTATAGTGATGAATATATCAATGAACAGCTTGCCGTTATAGAAAAAGCGGTAACCCAATCTAAAAGCAGCACGGTTTTTATGACCAAAGCCCGTAAAGGTTTAAGGGGAGGATATCTTTACAGAGGGAACAGAATTGATGTCCCCCTGGATTTGTCCCAGGTTACGGAGAGGTTAGAGTCATTTGGTACTCTTTAA
- a CDS encoding asparagine synthase-related protein, whose amino-acid sequence MAGIAGCVGAEASKKVEQMIQEIKHRGVSEPIIKTVASGCAGSCVGFVGENSLGISGETAPFVMVDGTLIRDDKRQGVSDADYLREKYIQHGKEAFSKISGSFACAVMDENECIIARDHVGARPLIYNESPQSEMFFASEAKALKQFTDHVEELLPGHYFSTKEGQRQFNDCALTLPKWDTPLEAVGIVRELLIQAVEQALSSGNIGGIALSGGLDSSIILAIAHKFDKNLKAFTATLDEHPGEDLQYAKQLTDYLGVEHHIYRITQEDIEAIIPEAVWYLESFDEDCIVGFIANYYTSRLASEHVNGVLVGEGADELFGGYFRELQDISDPAEKERIGRKLLDISYNTALRRLDRGWMSNSIEYYAPFLHPAVVAMSHKIPMELKVYQGEVSVEKWILREAFRDMLPKEIADRPKLRFSRGVGVDDQVDKIVPDNIGEKELKENPKSCGGLSLQSPKELYFYRLFQKHFPKGFECLTGRWDPFK is encoded by the coding sequence ATGGCTGGAATAGCAGGTTGTGTTGGTGCTGAAGCTTCAAAAAAAGTAGAGCAAATGATTCAAGAAATAAAACACCGGGGAGTTAGTGAGCCCATAATAAAAACTGTAGCTTCAGGTTGTGCTGGAAGCTGTGTTGGATTTGTTGGAGAAAACTCTCTTGGTATAAGTGGAGAAACAGCGCCATTTGTTATGGTTGACGGAACGCTAATTCGTGATGATAAAAGGCAGGGAGTTTCAGACGCTGATTATTTGAGAGAGAAATATATTCAGCATGGGAAAGAAGCTTTTTCTAAAATCAGTGGAAGTTTCGCCTGTGCCGTTATGGATGAAAATGAATGTATTATTGCCCGGGACCATGTAGGGGCTCGGCCATTGATATATAATGAATCACCCCAAAGCGAGATGTTTTTTGCCTCGGAGGCCAAGGCACTGAAACAGTTTACCGATCATGTTGAAGAATTGCTTCCAGGTCATTATTTTTCAACAAAAGAGGGTCAGAGACAGTTTAATGATTGTGCTCTTACCCTTCCTAAATGGGATACCCCTTTAGAGGCTGTCGGCATAGTGAGGGAACTGTTGATTCAGGCGGTAGAACAGGCGCTCTCCAGCGGTAATATTGGCGGAATTGCTTTAAGTGGGGGGTTGGACAGCTCAATAATATTGGCTATTGCCCATAAGTTTGATAAAAACCTTAAAGCCTTTACCGCTACCTTAGATGAACATCCCGGTGAGGATCTGCAGTACGCAAAGCAGTTAACAGATTACCTTGGGGTGGAGCATCATATTTATAGAATAACTCAGGAAGATATTGAAGCAATCATTCCAGAGGCGGTGTGGTATTTAGAATCCTTCGATGAGGATTGTATAGTGGGGTTTATCGCAAACTATTATACCTCTCGTCTTGCTTCAGAACATGTAAACGGTGTGCTGGTAGGAGAAGGTGCTGATGAGCTTTTTGGTGGATATTTTAGAGAACTGCAGGATATTTCAGACCCTGCTGAAAAAGAGAGAATTGGCAGGAAACTGCTGGATATTTCATATAATACGGCGCTGCGCAGGCTTGACCGGGGATGGATGTCAAACAGCATTGAATACTATGCCCCGTTTCTGCATCCAGCGGTGGTTGCCATGAGCCATAAAATTCCTATGGAGCTTAAGGTTTATCAAGGGGAGGTTTCAGTTGAAAAATGGATTCTTCGGGAGGCTTTTAGAGATATGCTTCCTAAGGAAATTGCGGATCGTCCAAAATTAAGATTTTCCCGAGGGGTTGGAGTAGATGATCAAGTAGATAAAATTGTTCCGGACAACATTGGGGAAAAGGAGCTAAAGGAGAACCCTAAAAGCTGTGGGGGGTTATCTCTGCAGTCTCCAAAAGAACTCTATTTTTATAGGCTCTTTCAGAAACACTTCCCCAAAGGGTTTGAGTGTCTTACAGGCCGATGGGATCCCTTTAAATAA